A stretch of the Actinomycetota bacterium genome encodes the following:
- a CDS encoding alpha/beta hydrolase — MPTATVNGTTLDYIEQGTGDPVVFVHGGAADQRVWDKQVDAFGATHRAIFVSCRGSWPNDKPREGEEISLDNHVDDLAAFIRLIDDGPVHLVGHSSPGGFGGLLIAHRYPRLLRSVVLCEPAAFAVLGLTFPPGPSQVFGLLLRDPRTAINMMKFGATVMRPAFKAMERGDDELAIRTFGSGNGMSEEDLDRFVPMMLHNLPAMKAQLEAGFPPLTADDVRSIHVPTLLVTGTESPRVLHAIVGCLEKWLQDVQRLDIEGAHHGMFDSHPDVFNRGVLEFIASRKA, encoded by the coding sequence ATGCCGACCGCGACCGTCAACGGAACCACGCTCGACTACATCGAACAGGGCACCGGCGACCCAGTCGTCTTCGTCCACGGAGGTGCGGCGGACCAGCGTGTGTGGGACAAGCAGGTCGATGCCTTTGGAGCCACACATCGTGCAATCTTCGTGAGTTGCCGCGGGTCGTGGCCCAACGACAAGCCGCGCGAGGGCGAAGAGATCAGCCTCGACAACCACGTCGATGACCTCGCCGCATTCATCCGCCTGATCGACGATGGACCAGTGCACTTGGTCGGCCACTCCTCCCCGGGAGGATTCGGAGGCCTTCTGATCGCCCACCGCTACCCCCGGCTGCTGCGTTCGGTCGTGCTGTGTGAGCCCGCGGCATTCGCCGTACTCGGACTGACCTTCCCACCAGGGCCATCCCAGGTGTTCGGTCTCCTGCTGCGAGACCCGAGGACCGCGATCAACATGATGAAGTTCGGCGCGACGGTCATGCGTCCCGCCTTTAAGGCGATGGAACGCGGGGACGACGAGCTTGCGATCCGCACCTTCGGCAGCGGCAACGGCATGTCGGAGGAGGATCTCGACCGATTCGTGCCCATGATGCTGCACAACCTCCCCGCGATGAAGGCCCAGCTCGAAGCCGGCTTTCCACCCCTCACCGCTGACGACGTGCGCTCGATCCATGTCCCCACGCTGCTCGTCACCGGAACCGAATCCCCCCGCGTCCTGCACGCGATCGTGGGATGCCTCGAGAAGTGGCTCCAGGACGTTCAGCGCCTCGACATCGAGGGCGCCCACCACGGCATGTTCGACTCACACCCCGACGTGTTCAACCGGGGCGTCCTTGAATTCATCGCGTCGCGGAAGGCGTGA
- the tadA gene encoding Flp pilus assembly complex ATPase component TadA: MTANAYDDIRRDVLSRIERDRLDPADGDGIRRLVARTVESYQTRAHLGGGRALHDPGDMAGRILRSITEFGPLSELFTRTDVEEIFLEGSRATYIDHSGRLQGLPVPTTEQENRQVVDRLLAATQRHLDAKSPIVQARVLDGKARLTAAIPPIADHLSATIRRHTLRKESIQSMVERGSLTAAAAGFLWACMQTTTSVVVSGPPGSGKTSILSAMVGAIPSNHCVRCCEEIRELYVPLTHGAYYEARPPAMDGSGEVTLRDLVKFVLTNFDFPYPSVQAARPGPTSSLSPCPRCLVVGWVLGSRAERVRWRRWARWN; this comes from the coding sequence ATGACCGCCAACGCCTACGACGACATCCGCCGTGACGTCCTGTCGCGGATCGAACGTGATCGGCTCGATCCGGCGGACGGCGACGGGATCCGCCGGCTGGTCGCGCGGACGGTCGAGTCGTACCAGACCCGCGCGCACCTCGGGGGCGGGCGGGCGTTGCACGACCCCGGCGACATGGCCGGCCGCATCCTGCGGTCGATCACGGAGTTCGGGCCGCTGTCGGAGCTGTTCACCCGCACGGACGTCGAGGAGATATTCCTCGAAGGTTCACGCGCGACCTACATCGACCACAGCGGACGGCTGCAGGGCTTGCCCGTGCCCACCACCGAACAGGAGAACCGCCAGGTCGTCGACCGCCTGCTCGCCGCGACCCAACGCCACCTCGACGCCAAGAGCCCGATCGTCCAGGCTCGCGTGCTCGACGGCAAGGCGCGTCTCACCGCCGCGATCCCGCCGATCGCCGACCACCTGTCCGCCACGATCCGTCGCCACACGCTGCGCAAGGAATCCATCCAGTCCATGGTCGAGCGCGGCTCGCTCACCGCCGCCGCGGCAGGGTTCCTGTGGGCGTGCATGCAGACCACCACCAGCGTGGTGGTGTCCGGACCTCCCGGCTCGGGGAAGACCTCGATCCTGTCGGCGATGGTCGGCGCGATCCCCTCCAACCACTGCGTGCGCTGCTGCGAGGAGATCCGTGAGCTGTACGTCCCGCTCACGCACGGGGCGTACTACGAGGCCCGCCCTCCCGCCATGGACGGCAGTGGAGAGGTCACTCTCCGGGACCTGGTGAAGTTCGTCCTGACGAACTTTGACTTTCCGTACCCGTCAGTGCAGGCCGCACGACCTGGGCCGACATCATCGCTTTCACCCTGCCCGCGCTGTCTGGTCGTCGGCTGGGTCCTCGGCAGCCGGGCCGAGCGCGTTCGGTGGCGTCGCTGGGCACGTTGGAACTGA